A region from the Rheinheimera mangrovi genome encodes:
- a CDS encoding ABC transporter permease, whose product MKILHHPGFNQWQSQFSSLLFWRKQLKQSLLTLSGLLVFVLCWQLASSQIQTSLGQFPGPAQAAAQWSQLMDEYQAEQQREDAFYQRQQERNAALLAADPQAELPSLPYRARPTFFSQILTSLQTVLTGFVLASLIAIPLGILIGLSSNLYQVFNPLIQLFKPISPLAWLPLVTLIVSSVDLSSAWGSRSFVVSVCTVMLCSLWPTLLNTAVGVSQVPQDLLNVSKVLRLSWWRHLRIIVLPSAVPMIFTGLRLSLGIAWMVLIAAEMLAQNPGLGKFVWDEFQNGSSDSLSRICVAVLVIGLLGFALDRLMLMLQRKVNWDKTAVSR is encoded by the coding sequence ATGAAAATTCTGCACCACCCGGGCTTTAACCAGTGGCAAAGCCAGTTCAGTTCTTTGCTGTTCTGGCGTAAACAGCTGAAACAAAGTCTGTTGACCTTGAGTGGCCTGCTGGTGTTTGTTTTGTGCTGGCAACTGGCGTCCAGCCAAATCCAAACCTCGTTGGGCCAATTTCCGGGGCCAGCCCAGGCAGCGGCCCAGTGGTCGCAGTTGATGGATGAATATCAGGCTGAGCAGCAAAGAGAAGATGCGTTTTATCAACGCCAGCAAGAGCGCAATGCCGCTCTATTGGCTGCCGATCCACAAGCTGAATTACCCAGCTTGCCGTACCGCGCCAGACCGACCTTTTTTTCACAAATTCTGACCAGCCTGCAAACGGTATTAACCGGCTTTGTGCTGGCCAGCTTGATTGCTATACCGCTCGGCATTTTGATTGGCCTAAGCAGCAACCTGTATCAGGTCTTTAACCCGCTCATTCAGCTGTTTAAACCTATTTCACCTTTGGCCTGGTTACCGCTGGTGACCTTAATTGTCAGCTCGGTGGATTTAAGCTCAGCCTGGGGCAGTCGCTCTTTTGTAGTGTCGGTGTGCACAGTGATGCTGTGTTCGCTCTGGCCCACTTTATTAAACACTGCAGTAGGCGTCAGCCAGGTGCCACAGGACTTACTCAATGTCAGTAAAGTGCTGCGCTTAAGCTGGTGGCGGCACCTGCGCATCATAGTGCTTCCCTCTGCTGTGCCGATGATTTTTACCGGTTTACGTTTGTCTTTGGGTATTGCCTGGATGGTGCTTATCGCCGCCGAAATGCTGGCGCAAAACCCCGGGCTTGGCAAATTTGTCTGGGATGAATTTCAGAATGGTTCGTCCGACTCGTTGAGCCGGATTTGTGTCGCAGTGCTGGTGATTGGCCTGCTGGGTTTTGCGCTGGACAGGCTGATGCTGATGCTACAGCGCAAAGTGAACTGGGATAAAACAGCGGTCAGCCGCTAG
- a CDS encoding ABC transporter ATP-binding protein, translating into MQKTHLELTQVGISFPTEKGPFVALQNVNLHIKKGEFVSLIGHSGCGKSTVLNIVAGLHQASAGGVILNQKEVTEPGPERAVVFQNHSLLPWLTVYQNVELAVKQQSKGKKTKAEIRDWVEHNLALVHMSHALDKRPNEISGGMKQRVGIARALAMQPEVLLMDEPFGALDALTRAHLQDSLMDIQAQLNTTVMMITHDVDEAVLLSDRIVMMTNGPAATIGEILTVDLPRPRHRLQLADDPTYNHYRHQVLSFLYEKQRKVEDLGSKRAEKQQQKTQASA; encoded by the coding sequence ATGCAAAAAACTCATTTAGAACTGACTCAGGTAGGCATCAGTTTCCCGACCGAAAAAGGCCCTTTTGTAGCACTGCAAAACGTCAATTTACATATTAAAAAAGGCGAGTTTGTCAGCCTGATTGGTCACTCCGGCTGTGGTAAATCCACAGTGCTGAATATTGTCGCCGGTCTACATCAGGCAAGTGCTGGGGGGGTGATTTTAAATCAGAAAGAAGTCACAGAGCCAGGTCCTGAGCGGGCTGTGGTATTTCAAAACCATTCATTATTACCTTGGCTGACTGTGTATCAAAACGTCGAGCTGGCGGTAAAACAGCAGTCCAAGGGCAAAAAAACCAAAGCAGAAATTCGAGATTGGGTGGAACACAATCTGGCCTTAGTGCATATGAGCCATGCGCTGGATAAAAGGCCTAATGAAATATCAGGCGGTATGAAACAACGGGTCGGCATAGCTCGGGCTTTGGCGATGCAACCTGAAGTTCTGTTGATGGATGAACCCTTTGGCGCTTTGGATGCGTTAACCCGCGCTCACTTGCAGGATTCGTTAATGGATATTCAGGCGCAGCTAAATACCACTGTGATGATGATCACCCACGACGTGGATGAAGCCGTGCTGTTGTCCGACCGCATTGTGATGATGACCAATGGCCCGGCCGCCACTATAGGCGAAATTTTAACAGTCGATTTGCCTCGCCCGCGCCACAGACTGCAACTGGCCGATGATCCGACTTATAACCACTACCGCCATCAGGTGCTGAGCTTTTTGTATGAAAAGCAGCGCAAAGTGGAAGATTTGGGTAGTAAAAGAGCAGAAAAACAGCAGCAAAAAACTCAGGCCAGCGCCTGA
- a CDS encoding NAD(P)/FAD-dependent oxidoreductase — MKAADLVIIGNGMACHKLLAELVQQPGRPARILVFGAETKAAYNRVLLSSLLAGELADEAAELCSADWYQQHGIELVLNDAIVHLDKDKKQLISRSGLVVHYQQLVMAVGAQATKPAYAHTGMAGLCSFRNWQDLAQLREVAAKGGKAIVLGGGFLGLEAAEGLRKQGMQVTLLQRSSYLLNRQLDPTAALLLQQRLELRGLQLFTNTTVAKLLQQDDKFSGLVLTDGTELKADVLVLALGISPDIQLAQQAGLKTDAGICVDAQLRSSDPAVFALGECCQLGEQTFGLVAPITAQAMVLAAVLAGQHASYQPSDSSTQLKISGIQLSSCGDIPALVSKPTLQQLCYQDQQHHDYRRLWLDAEQRLVGAVCLGDTSLSGFYAGLINQGTVIHCSTELLFGPAVFGSAQIAA, encoded by the coding sequence ATGAAAGCAGCAGATTTAGTCATTATTGGTAACGGTATGGCCTGTCATAAATTGCTGGCTGAATTGGTGCAACAGCCAGGCCGGCCTGCCCGTATTCTGGTGTTTGGTGCTGAAACCAAAGCAGCCTACAACAGAGTCTTGCTGTCCTCACTACTGGCTGGCGAGCTTGCTGACGAAGCAGCAGAATTGTGCTCTGCCGACTGGTATCAGCAGCACGGCATAGAACTGGTGCTGAATGACGCCATAGTACATCTGGATAAAGACAAAAAACAGCTGATTAGCCGCAGTGGCTTAGTAGTGCACTATCAGCAACTGGTCATGGCTGTGGGCGCGCAAGCAACCAAACCGGCTTATGCTCACACTGGTATGGCCGGGCTTTGCAGCTTCAGAAACTGGCAGGATTTAGCACAGTTGCGTGAAGTGGCAGCCAAAGGCGGCAAAGCCATAGTGCTGGGCGGTGGTTTTTTAGGTCTGGAGGCGGCTGAAGGTTTACGCAAACAAGGCATGCAAGTCACTTTGTTGCAACGCAGCTCTTATCTGCTAAATCGCCAGCTCGACCCAACAGCAGCGCTTTTATTGCAGCAACGGTTGGAGCTCAGAGGCCTGCAGCTGTTCACCAACACCACAGTAGCAAAGCTGCTGCAACAGGATGACAAATTCAGTGGCTTAGTACTGACTGATGGCACAGAACTAAAAGCTGATGTGCTGGTGCTGGCACTTGGTATCAGTCCTGATATTCAATTGGCGCAACAGGCCGGATTAAAAACCGATGCAGGTATTTGTGTCGACGCCCAGTTACGTAGCTCAGACCCCGCAGTGTTTGCCTTAGGTGAATGTTGCCAGTTGGGTGAACAGACCTTTGGCCTGGTGGCCCCTATTACCGCTCAGGCGATGGTGTTAGCCGCGGTATTAGCAGGCCAACACGCCAGCTATCAGCCGTCCGACAGCAGCACCCAGCTTAAAATCAGCGGTATTCAATTAAGCTCCTGCGGTGATATTCCGGCTTTAGTATCAAAGCCCACTCTGCAGCAGCTTTGTTATCAGGATCAGCAGCATCACGACTACCGCAGACTCTGGCTGGATGCAGAGCAGCGACTTGTTGGCGCTGTCTGTTTAGGGGATACCAGCTTATCTGGCTTTTATGCCGGACTGATTAATCAAGGCACTGTGATCCATTGCAGTACAGAGCTGTTGTTTGGCCCAGCAGTATTTGGTTCAGCGCAAATTGCGGCTTAA
- the moaA gene encoding GTP 3',8-cyclase MoaA produces the protein MQHQLAVSSQSTSALTDSFGRSFGYLRLSVTEQCNFRCLYCLPDGSHCEMKTELSLQEIKQLVTVFAELGTSKVRITGGEPSLRKDLTAIINTVKAIPGIQTVALSTNGYRLEKEVRNWRQAGLDQLTVSVDSLDRATFELVTGQDKLPQIMAGLELADSLGFDSIKLNTVLLKQHNAAALSDFQTLVQQKNWTLRFIELMQTQSGVAFFRQQHLSAQKLEQQLQQQGWTALTKTATSGPAREYQHPDYPGRLGFITPYQQDFCDSCNRLRVSSTGQLFLCLFAEQHQNLRPLLSEPAAQLKSWLQLQVQQKKASHFLHQQNPGATRDFAMIGG, from the coding sequence ATGCAGCACCAGTTAGCCGTTTCATCACAGAGCACCAGCGCTTTAACCGATAGCTTTGGCCGTAGCTTTGGTTACCTGCGTTTATCTGTGACAGAGCAATGTAATTTTCGCTGCCTGTATTGCCTGCCGGATGGCAGCCACTGCGAAATGAAAACCGAATTAAGCCTGCAGGAAATTAAACAGCTGGTGACTGTATTTGCTGAACTTGGCACCAGCAAAGTACGGATCACAGGCGGAGAACCCAGTTTACGTAAAGACTTAACCGCCATTATCAACACAGTCAAAGCTATTCCCGGCATTCAGACTGTGGCTTTAAGTACCAATGGTTACCGGCTAGAAAAAGAAGTGCGCAACTGGCGCCAAGCAGGTTTGGATCAACTGACGGTTAGTGTCGACAGTCTGGACAGAGCCACTTTTGAGCTGGTGACAGGTCAGGATAAATTGCCACAAATTATGGCAGGGCTGGAGCTGGCAGACAGCCTGGGGTTTGACAGTATTAAACTCAATACTGTGCTGTTAAAACAACACAATGCAGCGGCCTTGAGTGACTTTCAGACTTTAGTGCAGCAGAAAAACTGGACCTTACGTTTTATCGAACTGATGCAAACCCAAAGCGGTGTGGCGTTTTTTCGTCAACAGCATTTATCGGCCCAGAAGCTTGAACAACAACTGCAACAACAAGGCTGGACCGCCTTAACAAAAACCGCTACTTCAGGCCCGGCCCGCGAATACCAGCACCCGGATTATCCCGGCCGTTTAGGTTTTATTACCCCCTACCAGCAAGATTTTTGTGACAGTTGCAACAGGTTGCGGGTGTCCAGCACAGGTCAGTTATTTTTGTGTTTATTTGCCGAACAACACCAAAACCTGCGGCCTTTACTGAGCGAGCCTGCTGCTCAACTCAAAAGCTGGTTACAGCTGCAAGTTCAGCAGAAAAAAGCCAGCCACTTTTTACACCAACAGAACCCGGGCGCAACCCGGGACTTCGCCATGATAGGTGGCTAA
- the mobA gene encoding molybdenum cofactor guanylyltransferase has product MLENFSAILLCGGKSSRMGQDKALMRYEASPYRWQGMAPTLLEHQQLLLIQAGASEILLSGNRAGAIADHWPDKGPLAGIHACLILGKHQLNLVIPVDMPGLSPALLETLVQRHQGDISAFTESTMPCVLRRSEAMLDYLELQLQQGGSECSLWQLQQQWQVYQTPCPSPEQLFNLNTITEWRQHQSARENLWPFSSVAY; this is encoded by the coding sequence ATGCTTGAAAACTTTAGCGCAATTTTACTCTGTGGTGGCAAGTCCAGCCGAATGGGCCAGGACAAAGCCTTAATGCGTTATGAAGCTTCACCTTATCGTTGGCAAGGTATGGCACCGACCTTGCTGGAACACCAGCAACTGCTGCTAATTCAGGCCGGTGCCAGCGAAATTTTACTCAGTGGTAACAGAGCAGGCGCCATTGCCGATCATTGGCCTGACAAAGGCCCGCTGGCCGGTATTCATGCCTGTTTAATTCTGGGTAAACACCAGCTGAATCTGGTGATCCCTGTCGATATGCCCGGCCTGAGTCCGGCTTTGCTGGAAACTTTAGTGCAGCGGCATCAGGGCGATATCAGCGCTTTTACCGAGAGCACTATGCCTTGTGTGCTGCGCCGTTCAGAAGCCATGCTCGACTACCTGGAGCTGCAATTGCAGCAAGGGGGTTCAGAGTGTTCACTCTGGCAATTGCAACAACAATGGCAAGTTTATCAAACGCCCTGCCCGTCGCCGGAGCAGCTGTTTAACCTCAATACCATCACAGAATGGCGCCAGCACCAAAGCGCCAGGGAGAATCTATGGCCTTTCAGTTCAGTAGCTTATTAA
- the moaB gene encoding molybdenum cofactor biosynthesis protein B, with amino-acid sequence MAFQFSSLLTPLSIAVLTVSDTRTPDNDSSGDCLVERLTQAGHQLAERRIVKDDLYQIRALVSQWLISPAIQVILLTGGTGFTERDSTPEAIKPLLDKEIIGFGESFRQLSWQQVGSSTIQSRALAGLANKTLIVCLPGSPNACATGWDLILLDQLDSRHKPCNLVPHLKASAVTLCQPRSA; translated from the coding sequence ATGGCCTTTCAGTTCAGTAGCTTATTAACGCCTTTATCCATCGCAGTGCTGACGGTGTCCGACACCAGAACGCCGGATAACGACAGTTCTGGGGATTGCCTGGTCGAGCGTTTAACCCAGGCAGGCCATCAGCTGGCGGAGCGGCGTATTGTCAAAGACGATCTGTATCAGATTCGGGCTTTGGTCTCGCAATGGCTTATCTCGCCTGCTATTCAGGTAATTTTACTGACAGGTGGCACAGGTTTTACCGAGCGCGACTCAACACCAGAAGCGATTAAACCTTTGCTGGATAAAGAAATTATTGGTTTTGGTGAGTCGTTTCGTCAGTTGAGTTGGCAGCAGGTCGGCAGCTCTACTATTCAGTCGCGCGCTTTGGCCGGTTTAGCCAATAAAACCCTGATTGTTTGCTTACCTGGGTCACCCAACGCCTGTGCCACAGGTTGGGATTTGATTTTATTGGATCAGCTGGATTCACGGCACAAGCCCTGTAATTTAGTACCACATTTAAAAGCCTCCGCTGTGACTTTATGCCAGCCAAGGAGCGCCTGA
- the moaC gene encoding cyclic pyranopterin monophosphate synthase MoaC, translated as MQQLTHLDQSGQAFMIDVSPKAVTTRQATATALLHTTSQVIQLIEQQLVKKGDVLATARLAGIMAAKQTSQLIPLCHPLPLSQVQVHFQLDQAKGQIRIQCCCKVTANTGVEMEAMTGVCIAALTLYDMVKAVDPALQISAVQLLEKQGGKSGLWLSPHIQKETADA; from the coding sequence ATGCAACAGCTCACTCATCTGGATCAAAGCGGTCAGGCTTTTATGATCGATGTCAGCCCAAAAGCAGTGACCACCAGGCAAGCTACAGCCACAGCCTTGCTGCACACCACCAGCCAGGTGATCCAACTGATAGAACAGCAACTGGTAAAAAAAGGCGATGTGCTGGCAACAGCCCGTCTTGCCGGCATTATGGCAGCCAAACAAACCAGTCAGTTGATCCCTTTGTGTCACCCTCTGCCACTGAGCCAGGTGCAGGTGCATTTTCAATTGGATCAGGCCAAAGGCCAAATTCGTATTCAGTGCTGCTGCAAAGTCACAGCCAATACGGGTGTTGAAATGGAAGCCATGACAGGGGTTTGTATTGCGGCTTTAACTTTGTACGACATGGTTAAAGCTGTAGACCCAGCCCTGCAAATCAGTGCTGTGCAACTGCTGGAAAAACAAGGTGGTAAATCCGGGCTCTGGCTGTCACCCCATATACAGAAGGAAACAGCAGATGCTTAA
- the moaD gene encoding molybdopterin converting factor subunit 1 — protein MLKVVFFASLREELATRELQLVLHQPLTVAELKQQLALTSPLWLRQLCERQILQAVNQQLVGPDHPLQQGDEVAFFPMVTGG, from the coding sequence ATGCTTAAAGTGGTGTTTTTTGCCAGTTTGCGTGAAGAGCTGGCGACCCGTGAATTGCAGCTAGTGTTGCATCAGCCTTTAACAGTGGCAGAGCTAAAACAACAACTGGCCTTAACCAGCCCTTTGTGGTTGCGCCAGCTGTGCGAGCGGCAAATATTGCAGGCGGTCAATCAGCAACTTGTTGGGCCGGACCATCCACTGCAGCAAGGTGATGAAGTGGCGTTTTTTCCTATGGTGACAGGAGGCTGA
- a CDS encoding molybdenum cofactor biosynthesis protein MoaE gives MSFSCKIEVRVQTEDFAVAAVYQQLLSHSPDCGAICLFVGKVRQFQLDDAGQNPQHTSALLLEHYPGMTERVLLQLAEQAASRWPLQHIQLFHRTGLLGPNEQIVLVAVSSPHRADSFAATEFLMDQLKSQAPFWKKQHHLYPQQHQLQSQWLQSKDSDLVAARRWYNPEQLPLLLKATDARP, from the coding sequence ATGTCTTTCAGTTGCAAGATTGAAGTTCGGGTACAAACAGAAGACTTTGCCGTTGCAGCTGTTTATCAGCAGTTACTTAGCCATAGTCCGGACTGTGGCGCTATTTGTCTGTTTGTCGGTAAAGTACGGCAGTTTCAACTGGACGATGCAGGCCAAAACCCGCAACACACCAGCGCTTTATTGCTGGAACATTATCCGGGCATGACAGAGCGGGTGTTACTGCAACTGGCTGAACAAGCCGCCAGCCGCTGGCCTTTGCAGCATATTCAGCTGTTCCACAGAACAGGGCTGCTGGGGCCAAATGAACAAATCGTGCTGGTGGCCGTTAGCTCACCACACAGAGCTGATAGTTTTGCCGCCACGGAGTTTTTAATGGATCAGCTTAAAAGCCAGGCACCCTTTTGGAAAAAACAGCACCATTTATACCCACAACAGCACCAGCTACAAAGCCAGTGGTTGCAATCAAAAGACAGCGATCTGGTCGCGGCCCGGCGTTGGTACAACCCGGAACAGTTACCACTGCTGTTAAAGGCCACAGATGCGCGGCCTTAA
- the modA gene encoding molybdate ABC transporter substrate-binding protein, giving the protein MRGLKQVFAALIFSCSTNAAQLIAAASDLRLVLPLLLQQYQAETGVNIEPVFASSGKLSQQIQHGAPFSLFLAADSLYTNNLLQQCSLMQHCQTGIYGQGQLVIWYHHRFETAEQALAQSQHIAIADPNHAPYGKAALAYLQQHALWSQLQPKIRRSDNAALVLHMLSTGQAEVGFIGHALLPETRLQQLLPQAQQQQLQLLQKLGRTDVVARHLYPAIRHSWFYRPDANQPEIKTFLDWMLAAKQQQFWSAAGFKMVQH; this is encoded by the coding sequence ATGCGCGGCCTTAAGCAAGTTTTTGCTGCGTTGATCTTCAGTTGCAGTACCAATGCTGCACAGCTGATAGCGGCGGCTTCGGATTTGCGCTTAGTACTGCCATTGCTATTGCAGCAGTATCAGGCTGAAACCGGCGTTAATATCGAGCCGGTCTTTGCCTCCTCCGGCAAGCTCAGTCAACAAATTCAGCATGGCGCGCCTTTTTCGTTATTTTTGGCGGCCGACTCTTTGTACACCAACAACTTGCTGCAACAATGCAGCCTAATGCAGCACTGCCAGACAGGCATCTATGGTCAGGGCCAGTTAGTGATTTGGTATCACCATCGTTTTGAAACTGCAGAACAAGCGCTGGCGCAAAGCCAACATATAGCCATAGCTGATCCAAACCACGCGCCTTATGGCAAAGCCGCTTTGGCCTATTTGCAGCAGCATGCACTTTGGTCACAACTACAGCCTAAAATTCGCCGCAGCGACAATGCTGCTTTGGTGTTGCATATGCTAAGTACAGGTCAGGCCGAAGTAGGTTTCATCGGTCACGCATTATTGCCAGAGACAAGGCTACAGCAGTTATTACCACAAGCCCAACAGCAGCAGTTGCAGTTGTTACAAAAGCTGGGCCGAACCGACGTGGTAGCCAGGCATTTATATCCGGCTATCCGTCATAGCTGGTTTTACCGGCCCGATGCCAACCAACCAGAAATCAAAACATTTTTAGACTGGATGCTGGCTGCAAAACAACAGCAGTTTTGGTCTGCAGCGGGTTTTAAAATGGTGCAGCACTAA
- the modB gene encoding molybdate ABC transporter permease subunit, whose amino-acid sequence MLYPAEWQALWLTIKLALLSSLLLLLLTAPLAWWLSRGQSSGRNAINALLTLPLVLPPTVLGFYLVLLLSPDSWFSQLLRLMGVEALAFRFEGLVLASMLYSLPFVVQPLQQGFGQIAQDLLQQSQALGANRWQLVAQLIWPLSRPALVSAFILSFAHTLGEFGIVLMIGGNIPGQTQLLSMLIYDQVESLNYARAHLLSGLLLLFSFSVLFWLYQQQRGLQQRSQQ is encoded by the coding sequence ATGCTGTATCCAGCCGAATGGCAAGCCTTATGGCTGACAATCAAACTGGCGCTACTGAGCAGCCTGCTATTACTGCTACTGACCGCACCGCTGGCCTGGTGGCTGAGCAGGGGCCAAAGTTCAGGCCGTAATGCAATCAATGCCCTACTGACCTTGCCTTTGGTCTTACCCCCTACCGTCTTAGGTTTTTATTTAGTCTTGTTACTGAGTCCGGACTCCTGGTTTAGCCAGTTATTACGCCTGATGGGGGTTGAAGCTTTGGCCTTTCGTTTTGAGGGGTTAGTCCTTGCCTCTATGTTGTATTCTTTGCCTTTTGTGGTGCAACCGCTGCAACAGGGCTTTGGCCAAATCGCTCAGGATTTACTACAGCAAAGCCAGGCCTTAGGTGCCAACCGCTGGCAGTTAGTGGCTCAGCTCATTTGGCCTTTAAGCCGCCCTGCTCTTGTCAGCGCTTTTATTTTAAGCTTTGCCCATACCCTCGGCGAATTCGGCATAGTGCTGATGATAGGCGGCAATATTCCGGGCCAAACCCAGCTGCTGTCGATGCTGATTTATGATCAGGTCGAAAGCCTGAATTATGCCCGCGCCCATCTGTTATCCGGCTTGTTATTGCTGTTTTCTTTTTCTGTATTGTTTTGGCTGTATCAGCAACAGCGAGGGCTGCAACAGAGGAGCCAGCAATGA
- a CDS encoding ATP-binding cassette domain-containing protein, protein MSLKLKLNWSATNFSLLLEVELTNHRIGIYGQSGSGKTSMLKAIAGLFPAAAAFCSVDDELWQQGSFQQPLSKRKALYLAPEAVLMPHKTALQQLQLASRWSQSTADITQIIQDFELESLLALYPSQLSSGQQQKLALAQALIAKPRLLLLDEALAHLDHQQKAAVLQKLKHYQQQQGFMLLWVSHQMEDLCLHCDEIIWLKQGKLQLQQQLSSPDPSRIFYAI, encoded by the coding sequence ATGAGTCTGAAACTAAAGCTGAACTGGTCAGCCACCAACTTTTCTCTGCTCCTAGAAGTAGAGCTTACCAATCACAGGATTGGCATCTATGGTCAATCCGGCAGTGGTAAAACCTCGATGCTTAAAGCCATAGCCGGATTATTCCCTGCAGCCGCAGCGTTTTGCAGTGTTGATGACGAGTTGTGGCAACAAGGCTCATTTCAGCAGCCGTTATCAAAACGTAAAGCGCTCTATCTGGCACCTGAAGCTGTATTAATGCCACATAAAACTGCACTGCAACAGTTACAACTGGCCAGCCGTTGGAGCCAATCCACTGCAGATATCACGCAAATTATTCAGGACTTTGAATTAGAGTCACTTCTGGCCTTGTATCCGTCACAGCTGTCTTCAGGGCAGCAGCAAAAACTGGCCTTGGCTCAGGCGCTTATCGCCAAACCCCGCCTGCTGTTGCTGGATGAAGCGCTGGCCCATCTGGATCATCAACAAAAAGCAGCAGTGCTGCAAAAGCTGAAACACTATCAGCAACAACAAGGTTTTATGCTGCTTTGGGTCAGTCACCAGATGGAAGATTTATGCCTGCACTGCGATGAAATTATCTGGTTAAAACAAGGCAAGTTGCAGCTGCAACAGCAGCTGTCATCACCAGACCCCAGCCGGATCTTTTATGCTATTTAG
- the moeA gene encoding molybdopterin molybdotransferase MoeA — MSHSVMNSSACLQQQSLSLAEALELMLSEVQPMTPQQYCPLPQLLDRVLAEAVYSPVAMPAFTQSAMDGYALRYEDLQAGRALELVGIVLAGQQAQNPLQAGQAMAVMTGAAIPAGADTVLMQEYCVVVQGKLQPDPLQRYKKGDHIRWVGEDLAAGALLFAAGHRMGALDLAVLAASGLAGAQVYTRLKVAYCSSGNELTEPGLPLKPGHCYDANRYLLHAALQRLDCEALDLGVVPDNPDLLRHTFLQVSNDADALICSGGVSVGQADFTRQVLTELGQVQFWQVAIKPGKPFAFGKLGHCWFFGLPGNPVSAAITFQQLVLPVLEQAAGVVAVPETHVYTTAAADFAKKTGRLEFQRAHFCTEQDSGSVVPAASQSSAALIELARADTLVVLPAAGSGVKAGEQVLLQPLAFCLR; from the coding sequence ATGAGCCACAGCGTTATGAACAGCAGCGCCTGTTTGCAGCAACAGAGTTTAAGTTTGGCAGAGGCGCTTGAGTTGATGCTGTCTGAAGTACAGCCAATGACACCACAGCAGTATTGCCCACTACCACAACTGCTTGACAGAGTGCTGGCTGAAGCAGTCTATAGTCCTGTAGCTATGCCGGCTTTTACTCAATCAGCTATGGATGGTTATGCGCTGCGTTATGAGGATCTTCAGGCTGGTAGAGCTTTAGAGCTGGTTGGCATTGTATTGGCTGGCCAGCAAGCGCAAAACCCGTTGCAAGCAGGACAGGCCATGGCGGTGATGACGGGCGCCGCTATTCCGGCTGGTGCTGATACAGTGCTGATGCAGGAATATTGTGTGGTTGTTCAAGGCAAACTCCAGCCCGATCCACTGCAGCGTTACAAAAAGGGCGATCATATCCGCTGGGTTGGCGAAGATTTAGCCGCTGGTGCCTTGTTATTTGCCGCGGGTCACAGAATGGGCGCTTTGGATTTGGCAGTGTTAGCTGCTTCAGGTCTGGCTGGAGCCCAAGTCTATACCCGGCTGAAAGTGGCCTATTGTTCCAGTGGTAATGAGTTAACTGAACCTGGTTTGCCGTTAAAACCCGGCCATTGTTACGATGCCAACCGCTATTTATTGCACGCAGCGTTACAGCGGCTGGATTGCGAAGCCTTGGATCTGGGGGTTGTACCGGACAATCCGGATCTATTGCGACACACTTTTTTACAGGTAAGTAACGACGCTGATGCATTGATTTGTTCTGGTGGCGTGTCGGTCGGCCAGGCTGATTTTACCCGTCAGGTACTCACCGAACTAGGACAGGTGCAGTTCTGGCAGGTGGCCATCAAGCCGGGTAAACCTTTTGCCTTTGGCAAATTAGGCCATTGCTGGTTTTTTGGTTTACCAGGTAATCCGGTGTCTGCTGCTATTACGTTTCAGCAACTGGTGTTGCCAGTGTTAGAACAAGCTGCTGGTGTAGTGGCTGTGCCCGAAACCCATGTTTATACCACCGCAGCGGCAGATTTTGCTAAAAAAACCGGGCGGCTGGAGTTTCAGCGTGCGCATTTTTGCACTGAACAAGACTCAGGCTCCGTAGTGCCTGCCGCCAGTCAAAGTTCTGCGGCTTTAATTGAACTGGCGCGTGCTGATACCCTGGTGGTGTTGCCCGCTGCAGGTTCAGGCGTCAAAGCCGGGGAGCAAGTATTGTTACAGCCTTTGGCCTTTTGTTTGCGCTAA